From the Kribbella sp. CA-293567 genome, the window CCGGCGCTTCGGCGGTGAAGTACGGCGTACCGGAGGAGACGGCGACGCCGTGGCGCAAGGCGTTGGCAGCGATGGCTCGTTCGTTCGATCCGTCGGGCAGCCGTAGCCAGAGGTGGTAGCCGCCTCGGGGCGTGGTAGCCGGAAGCAGGTCGGGCAGGGTTTGGCTCAGGGCTTTCAGCAGCGTCGTACGGCGGTCGCGCAGCGCGTCGGCGAGGTTGCGGAGGTGGCGGGTCCAGGCTGGAGAGCCGACCAACTCAAGTGCTGTTTCCTGCAACGGCCTGGGCACGAAGAGGCTGTCGACGGCCTGTATCGCGCGTAGCCGCTCGAAGGCAGGACCCCGAGCGGTCAAGGCTCCGATGCGAAGGCTGGGAGAAGCCGCCTTGGTCAGCGACCGCACATGGACCACAACACCGTCCGGGTCGTCTGCCGCAAGCGCCTGCGGCAGTGGCGGCGTGTCCGAGTGAACCAGCCGACGAGCGAAGTCGTCTTCGATGACGAAGGCCCCCGCTGCTCTGGCGATGTCCCGCACCTCAGTACGCCGCTGCGGCGACAGCACCGTCGCTGTCGGGTTGTGGAAGAGCGGCTGGCAGACGAAGACTCGTGCACGAGTGGCGGCGAAGGCGTCCTCCAGCAGGTCTGTCCGTACGCCGTCAGCGTCCACCGGCACTGGGACAGGCCGCAGCCCGGCGGCACGAGCGACAGCGAGCATGCCGGGGTAGGTGGGCGACTCCACGAGTACTGGCGACCCAGGCGCAGCCAGGGCACGCAGTGCTGTAGTCAAGGCGCTCTGGGCCCCCGCAGTGATCAGTACGTCGGACGCGTCCAGCGAACCGGACAGTCCGCCGATGTCGCGTGCGAACCACTCCCGCAGCTCAGTGACTCCCTCAACCGGCGGCCGCGACCAGGTGCCGGGCCTGCGACCGGCCCTGGCCAGCGCAGCGGCAAGAGCGCGCTCTGGTTGGAGTACTACGTTGAGGTAGCCGCCATTGAGGTCGATCACCTCCGGTGGCGGGGAGGTGAGGGTGGCGAGCACTCCGGCCGCGTCCGCAGTACGGGGACCGACATCTAGCGCGGAGTGAGGTGGGTCGGCGCTCAAGGCGACCTCTTGCCAGGAGACATCGCCAGCAGCGGCTCTGCGGCGTACAGCTGCCTTGAAGACGCCGGCGCCCGGCTGAGAGCTGACCAGCCCTTCGGCAGCGAGTGCAGCGATCGCCCGAGAGACCGTCACCGGGCTGACCTGGTACTGCGTGATGAGCGCCCTGCTCGACGGAATCTTCTCCCCTTCCGAGTAGCGGTCCAGCTCGTCGCGCAACGCCGCGACCAGACGCGCCACACTGCTACTGTCGTTCATGACAGCACAAGATAGCGCTACTCTCCCGACCGCGATAACAGTGCGCACCGGCACGCTGCTCGCTACGCTCGGAGTCGTCGCCTTCTCGCTCAGCTTCCCGGCGACTGTCTGGGCGTTGGACGGATTCGGGCCGTGGACGTCGACCGGCGTACGGGGGTCGCTTGCTGGGCTTCTCGCCGCGATCTGTCTGTTCGTGGCTCGGGTGCCGGTGCCTGGGCGCGAGCACTGGCCAGGTCTGCTCACAGTGGCCGGCGGCTGCGTAATCGGCTTCCCGCTGCTGACCACACTCGCACTGCAGACCTCCTCGACCGCGCACTCAGCCGTAGTGATCGGCATCCTGCCGCTGGCGACTGCTGTCTGCTCTGCGTTCTTGACCGGCCGACGGCCATCCCCTGTCTTCTGGGCAGCCGCCTGCGCCGGGGCGGCAGCCGTCGCCGCCTTCACCTTGCTACAGAGCCACGGCCTGCCGACTCTCGGCGACGCCTATCTTTTCGGCGCACTACTACTCTGCGCGGCCGGCTACGCCCAAGGCGGCCGCCTTGCCTCCCACATCCCCGGCTGGCAGGTCATCGCCTGGGGCGTAGTCGCCGCACTCCCGGTATCCGCCGCCGTCGCCGCCCTGGCTCTCCCCCACGAACCGGTGCACCTGACGAGCAAGGCAGTAGCCGGTATGGCGTACATCGCCGCCATCTCCCAATTCGGCGGCTTCATGGCGTGGTACCGCGGCATGGCCCTCATCGGCGTCCCCAAAGCCAGCCAACTCCAACTGGCCCAACCCCTCATGACCCTGGCCTGGGCAGTCCTCCTGATGGGCGAGCACCTCTCGCCGCTCGCACTGGTCACCGCTCTCGTCGTACTCGCTTGCATCGCCACCACCCAACGCAGCCGCGCGTAGCCTCTCCCAGATGATCGCCGTACCCGAGGTGTTCGCCCGCTCGACAGTCGGACTGGTGGAGGTGCTCACGGAGTAGCCGTCGACCCCGCGTCGGCGTCCGGGTAGGTGATCGGTCGGAGGACCTTGGCCGGGGCGCCCGCGGCGACGGAGTACGGCGGGATGTCCTGGGTGACGACGCTGTTGGCGCCGATCACGCACCTCTCGCCGATCGTCACGCCGCTGGTGACGACCACGTTCGCGCCCAGCCAGACGTTGTCGCCGATCCGGGTCGGGCCCTTGGAATCGAACCCCTGCCAAGGCACCGGGCGGTTCGGGTCGTCGAACCGGTGGTTGGCGTCCGTCACGAAACAGCCGTTGGCCAGCATGCAGTGCGATCCGATCTCGACCAGCTCGAACGCCGCGACCATCACCGCGACGTTGAGAAAGGTCCCCGGCCCGATCCGCACCCGGGCCTCGTCGCCCATCGTGATCCACACGTTCGGCTCGAACATCACCTCGGCCCCGACCTCGAGCCGCCCGTCCCGCAAGGCCTCCAGGACGTTCCCGTGCAGCGGCCACCGAGCGAACGCCCCGCGACGCATCAGTTCCCAGTGGATCCGCCCGCGGTTCCACGGCAGCTCGTTCCGCTGGTACCAACGCCACTTCCGCAGCCACACCACCAACTGCTCCCGAAGCTCCGCCACACCCGCCAGGCTACGCGGCCCTCTTCGACCCGCGTTGTGCTTTACTGCGTACCGGTGAGATTCCAAGGTGTGACGGCGGGGAGCGATCCCCGGCCCATCAGCTCCGTAGCTGTGACGGAGTAATCCGGCAACCGCCGGAGCCACGCGGTGATACTCCGCTCCTGCTCGGATCCGGCTGGGTCCCTGGTTGATCTCGTCACCAGAGGTAGCAAACGCATGTTCACAGGAAGAATCGAGCACTCCGCCACCGTTTCCGAGGTCGGCGAGGACTTCGTCCGGGTCAGGATCGATCCCGGCATCCGGCTGGCCGTCGGCGGGGCCGTCTGTCTGGACGGCGTCCGGCTGACGATGCAGTCGGCGCAGCGCGGTGAGCTGGTGGCGACCGTCACCGACGAGACCCGCCGCCGGACCACCCTGGACCGGATCACCGCCGGCAGTTCGGTCCACTTCGAGTTGCCGCTCGCGACCGGTGACCGGATCGACGGGCACCTGGTCCAGGGACACGTCGACGGGGTCGGCAAGGTGCTCCGGATCGATGACGAACCGGCCGGCCGGCGGGTCTGGATCAAACCGGGTGAGCGGCTGCTGGCGCGGCTGGTCGCGAAATCCTCGGTGGCGCTGAACGGGGTCAGCCTGACCGTGGCCGAGGTGCTCAAGGACCGGTTCTCGCTGGTACTGGTTCCGCATACGCTGCAGCGGACCAACCTGGCCACCCTGGCTGCCGGCGACCGGGTCAACCTGGAGAGCGATCTCTTGACCCGGATGGCTCGTGACGGTCAGGGCCCCGCCCTGCTGAAGGCGATCGCCAAGCTGCCCTGGGCGGGGCACCTGAGCGGACCGGCCGGAGTACAGAAGGTGGTCGCCCAACTGGCCGACGGCGGTGGAGTGGTCGTGTGGGATCCCACCTTGGAAGGCGAAGGAGATGTCGTTTTCGCGGCCGAGAGGTTCCGGCCTCAGTCGATGACCTTCCTGCTCACTCAGGTGTTCGGTCACACGACGGTTCCGTGTGCTCCGGAGGTGCTGGATCGCTTGGAGATTCCTCGGATGCCCGGCGCCGGAGACCGGCAGGGGACGCTGATGCATGTTCCGGTGGATCTGGCTTCGTCGCCCGGAACCGGGGTGAGTGCCGCGGATCGCGCCGCGACGATTCGCCGGCTGGCCGCGAGCGACGCCGTACCGGGTGACTTTCTGCGTCCCGGCCATGTGTTCCCACTGGCTGCCCGGCCGGGACTGCTGAGCGAGCGGAAAGGTCATACCGAGGCAACCGTCGCCCTGTGTACGGCGGCCGGCCTCGCCCCGGTCGGGGTTTGCTGCGAGGTGATGCGGCCCGACGGGGCGATGGCCGACGCGGTCGACCTGGAGCAGTTCGCACTGCGCTGGGAACTGCCGATGATCGACGTCGACGACCTGGCCCGGTGGCTGTGATGAAAGGCGCCGACCTGTACGACGATCCCGACTTCCTGGCCGGCTACCAGCGGCTGAGGAGGGAGGGACTCGGGCTGAACGACGAGCTGGAGATTCCGGCGATGGCCGCGCTGCTCCCGCCGGCCGCCGGGTTGCGGGTGCTCGATCTTGGATGTGGTGAGGGCGGACTCGCCCAACGGCTGGCGGTCGGTGGCGCTGTCGGCGTTCTGGCCGTGGACGCCTCGGCGGCGATGCTGGCCACCGCGGTGCGGCATCCGCGGATTCGTTACCGGCAGTCGGACCTGGCCACGCTGGAGCTCACGCCGGAGTCGTTCGATCTCGCGGTGAGCAGTCTGGTGCTGCACTATCTGGAGGATTTCGACGGACTGGTCGGCCGGATCAGCCGGTGGCTGGCCCCTGGTGGGCGCTTCGTGTTCTCGGTCGAGCACCCGGTGGTCACGGCGCCGCTGGAGGCCGCTGACGGCCGGCTGGACGACTACGCGGATGAGGGCCCACGGCAACGAAAGTGGTTCGTCGACGAGGTGACGAAGTACCACCGGACCGTTTCGTCGATGGTGGGGACGCTGCGGCGGCACCGTTTTCAGCTGGCCGCGGTCGAGGAGCCGCAGCCGTCGGAGGAACAG encodes:
- a CDS encoding aminotransferase-like domain-containing protein — encoded protein: MNDSSSVARLVAALRDELDRYSEGEKIPSSRALITQYQVSPVTVSRAIAALAAEGLVSSQPGAGVFKAAVRRRAAAGDVSWQEVALSADPPHSALDVGPRTADAAGVLATLTSPPPEVIDLNGGYLNVVLQPERALAAALARAGRRPGTWSRPPVEGVTELREWFARDIGGLSGSLDASDVLITAGAQSALTTALRALAAPGSPVLVESPTYPGMLAVARAAGLRPVPVPVDADGVRTDLLEDAFAATRARVFVCQPLFHNPTATVLSPQRRTEVRDIARAAGAFVIEDDFARRLVHSDTPPLPQALAADDPDGVVVHVRSLTKAASPSLRIGALTARGPAFERLRAIQAVDSLFVPRPLQETALELVGSPAWTRHLRNLADALRDRRTTLLKALSQTLPDLLPATTPRGGYHLWLRLPDGSNERAIAANALRHGVAVSSGTPYFTAEAPAPYLRLSYVSTPGTTHLTEGIHRLHQALTSLQELRPEASDRRR
- a CDS encoding DMT family transporter, with amino-acid sequence MTAQDSATLPTAITVRTGTLLATLGVVAFSLSFPATVWALDGFGPWTSTGVRGSLAGLLAAICLFVARVPVPGREHWPGLLTVAGGCVIGFPLLTTLALQTSSTAHSAVVIGILPLATAVCSAFLTGRRPSPVFWAAACAGAAAVAAFTLLQSHGLPTLGDAYLFGALLLCAAGYAQGGRLASHIPGWQVIAWGVVAALPVSAAVAALALPHEPVHLTSKAVAGMAYIAAISQFGGFMAWYRGMALIGVPKASQLQLAQPLMTLAWAVLLMGEHLSPLALVTALVVLACIATTQRSRA
- a CDS encoding acyltransferase — translated: MAELREQLVVWLRKWRWYQRNELPWNRGRIHWELMRRGAFARWPLHGNVLEALRDGRLEVGAEVMFEPNVWITMGDEARVRIGPGTFLNVAVMVAAFELVEIGSHCMLANGCFVTDANHRFDDPNRPVPWQGFDSKGPTRIGDNVWLGANVVVTSGVTIGERCVIGANSVVTQDIPPYSVAAGAPAKVLRPITYPDADAGSTATP
- a CDS encoding riboflavin synthase, translated to MFTGRIEHSATVSEVGEDFVRVRIDPGIRLAVGGAVCLDGVRLTMQSAQRGELVATVTDETRRRTTLDRITAGSSVHFELPLATGDRIDGHLVQGHVDGVGKVLRIDDEPAGRRVWIKPGERLLARLVAKSSVALNGVSLTVAEVLKDRFSLVLVPHTLQRTNLATLAAGDRVNLESDLLTRMARDGQGPALLKAIAKLPWAGHLSGPAGVQKVVAQLADGGGVVVWDPTLEGEGDVVFAAERFRPQSMTFLLTQVFGHTTVPCAPEVLDRLEIPRMPGAGDRQGTLMHVPVDLASSPGTGVSAADRAATIRRLAASDAVPGDFLRPGHVFPLAARPGLLSERKGHTEATVALCTAAGLAPVGVCCEVMRPDGAMADAVDLEQFALRWELPMIDVDDLARWL
- a CDS encoding class I SAM-dependent methyltransferase, which codes for MKGADLYDDPDFLAGYQRLRREGLGLNDELEIPAMAALLPPAAGLRVLDLGCGEGGLAQRLAVGGAVGVLAVDASAAMLATAVRHPRIRYRQSDLATLELTPESFDLAVSSLVLHYLEDFDGLVGRISRWLAPGGRFVFSVEHPVVTAPLEAADGRLDDYADEGPRQRKWFVDEVTKYHRTVSSMVGTLRRHRFQLAAVEEPQPSEEQVRRKPHLSIHRRRPPLLLISAGLQS